CGTCGACCCCGACCGCGACCTGTCCGACGCCGACCGGCTCGAGGAACGGACCGGCCACCGGCGGGTTCTCGTCATCCCGGAGGGGTTCCACGAGCGCGTCCGGGCCGGCAGCGGGCGCGTCCGGATGGCCGTGATCCGGGACACTATCGAGCGGGCCGGGGGCAACGTGACCGACGAACAGCGGACGGCGCTCGAAGGAGTGGGCGCGAACGCCACGCAGGGCAACCTCTCGGGCGCGTCCCCGGTCGAAGTGACGCTCCTGACCTCGCCCGACGACGACGCCGCCGGGGCCGTCGGGAGCGTCCTCGACAGCGTCGTCGGCAGGTTCAACGACCGCTCGATCGGCGTCGAGGAGCCGCCCGTGACGGTTCACACCGAGGAACGCGGCCCCGAGCGCCTCGGCGGGGTGGACTACTTCCTGCCGGCGTTCATCGTCGCCACGGTCCTCATCAACGGGGTCATGACGGTCCCCTCGGCGGTCGCGACGCTCAAACGCGACGGGACGCTGAAGCGCCTCGCCGCGACGCCGCTCCGGAAACACGAGTGGGTCCTGGCGAACGTGATCCAGCAGTCGATCCTTGCGGTGGGGGTCACCGGGGTGATGCTCGCGGTGGCCCGGGTCGCCTTCGGCGTCCAGGTCGTCCCGGGTCCGCTGTCGATCGCACTGGTCGTCGTCGGCGCGGTCGCGTTCACTGCTCTCGGGATGGTCGTCGGCGGACTGATCCGCGATCCGGGGTCGGCGATCAGCCTCGGCGGCGCCATCGCGTTCCCGCTCATGTTCGTTTCGGGGATCTTCTGGGAACTGGACCTCATGCCGGCGACGCTCCAGCGAGTCGCCGAGTACAGCCCGGTCACGCACTATCACCGGAGCCTCCGCCAGTTGCTCATCCTGGACTCGACGGACGGCGTGGCGAGCACGTTCGCCGTCCTCCTCGCCCTGGCTGCCGTCTTCCTCGTCGGCGCGCTCTACGCCACCCGCTGGCAGGAGTTCGACTGACCGGGCCCGGCGGTCGCTTACCTCCGTCCGCTGGCCGAAGGCCGTCCCGTCAATTCGACTCGGACTGTGTCCCACGGACAGCGACGCCGGCGAACTGGCTACTGGTGACGACTAGACAGCCGCGTGGAACTTGAATCGATCCCACTCTCACCGGCACTCATCTCGTTGAAACAGAATAATAAAAATAAGGTTAGTAAGGACGTACCATAATTATACAAACTATTCTATACGGCGACGGAGCGGGCCCTCGCTACGGCAGTCCCCGACGGTATCGAACCCGGTCCGAACGCCGTCTTTGCGAGTCGGCGTCGGATCAGTGCTACGACGTGAAGAGGACAGCCGGTAGAGATGGGCGGATAGAGCCAGTAAGGTCGTGGTAAACGTGTCTCTACCGTGATGGTCCACGCGGGCCTCGGGACGGATTCTGACTGGGCCTTCGATCGTTCAACACTCTATCCGTGTACTTCGGCAACCCCGTTCTGGCGAAATATGGGAACTGAATTTGACTCAAATACCAGATAAAATACTATACTTCCAAATTGGTATATTTGGATCAGAACTGTGGATTCGGCCCATCCCACGAAGCCGGTGGGAGCGCACAGCTATCGAACAAGTGTTACGAAGCGTCGCCGCCAGACACGTGTCGAGTTCGGGCGTGGATAGACCGGAACTCCGTCGCCCGAAGGCCGCTCGGCGCGGGCGCTACTTCGCGAGGGGTTCGACGCCCGACCGGGCGAAGTCCACCGTGCGGTTCTTGACGGCCTCGCCGGTCTCACGGTCGAAGAGGTGGATCGCCTCCTCGGGGAAGCCGACGGTGACGCGGTCCCCGCGGGCGACGTTCGGGTCGCCTTCCGTCGTGGCGACGAACTCCGCCGACGTCTCCGGGTTCTCGAAC
The Halostella litorea DNA segment above includes these coding regions:
- a CDS encoding ABC transporter permease, with product MTRLTSLTATLLRDWARNREAVFFALFFPLILLLIFSTVFAGGATEFDLAVQNNDVDGNGTPTALSATFVDALERAGPLDVERVDPDRDLSDADRLEERTGHRRVLVIPEGFHERVRAGSGRVRMAVIRDTIERAGGNVTDEQRTALEGVGANATQGNLSGASPVEVTLLTSPDDDAAGAVGSVLDSVVGRFNDRSIGVEEPPVTVHTEERGPERLGGVDYFLPAFIVATVLINGVMTVPSAVATLKRDGTLKRLAATPLRKHEWVLANVIQQSILAVGVTGVMLAVARVAFGVQVVPGPLSIALVVVGAVAFTALGMVVGGLIRDPGSAISLGGAIAFPLMFVSGIFWELDLMPATLQRVAEYSPVTHYHRSLRQLLILDSTDGVASTFAVLLALAAVFLVGALYATRWQEFD